TGTCGCCGGCCTTCACCTCGCCGTCCTCACGGAGCTCCGTGAGGGAGTCGGCCGTGGCCTCCAAGGCCACCACAGGACAGATCGGCGACCTGCCCGCGGCCTCCACGGCTGCCGGGTTCCAGCGCACCACGGCCTGACCCCGTCGCACGGTGTCGCCCTTGTTCACGAGCAGCTCGAAGCCCTCACCGTTCAGCTGCACGGTGTCGATACCGAGGTGCGTCAGCACACCGTGCCCCTCGCCGTCCACCACGACGAACGCGTGCGGGTGCAGGGAGACGATGACCCCGTCCACGGGAGCGACGGCCTCCCCTGCCTCCCGCACGGGATCGATCGCCGTGCCGGGGCCGACCATCGCTCCCGAGAACACGGGATCCGGTACGGCGGCCAGTCCGATGGCGCGTCCTGCGAGAGGGGACGTCACGGTGGTCATGGGAAGCCTCCCAGGTGGAGATCTATGAGGACACCGTCCCGCTTGTACCGGGACGGCGCGCTGAGCAGCAGGGTAGGTCAGATGAAGTACCCGTTCCGCACGATAGCTCCGCATCAGAGGTCTAGACCACCCCTCCAAGCGATTTGCACGGGCTCAGCGGCCCGATGTAGAGTCGTACACCTGCCTCGGGGCGAGCGGCACTTTGTGTCCGACCCCGGCAGCATCGAACTCGTTCAGATCGTTCAGATCCTATCCCGGGATCGTCTTCTGCATGTCTGCAGGATGGTGGTCAGGGGGCCGGAAAAACACTGATAGAGTGTGAAACACCGAAGGGAAGCGCCCGGAGGAAAGCCCAGGGAATAACTTGGGTGAGTACAAAGGAAGCGTCCGTTCCTTGAGAACTCAACAGCGTGCCAAAAATCAACGCCAGATATGTTGATACCCCGTTCCCGGCCGGTCATCGGTTGGGGCGAGGTTCCTTTGAAACAAACACAGCGAGGACGCTGTGAACCATCGGATCATTCCTCCGGTGGTTCCGCTCTCGTGGTTTGCACCCGATTACGGGTACACATTCACGGAGAGTTTGATCCTGGCTCAGGACGAACGCTGGCGGCGTGCTTAACACATGCAAGTCGAACGATGAACCACTTCGGTGGGAATTAGTGGCGAACGGGTGAGTAACACGTGGGCAATCTGCCCTTCACTCTGGGACAAGCCCTGGAAACGGGGTCTAATACCGGATACAACCACTGCAGGCATCTGTTGGTGGTGGAAAGCTCCGGCGGTGAAGGATGAGCCCGCGGCCTATCAGCTTGTTGGTGAGGTAACGGCTCACCAAGGCGACGACGGGTAGCCGGCCTGAGAGGGCGACCGGCCACACTGGGACTGAGACACGGCCCAGACTCCTACGGGAGGCAGCAGTGGGGAATATTGCACAATGGGCGAAAGCCTGATGCAGCGACGCCGCGTGAGGGATGACGGCCTTCGGGTTGTAAACCTCTTTCAGCAGGGAAGAAGCGAAAGTGACGGTACCTGCAGAAGAAGCGCCGGCTAACTACGTGCCAGCAGCCGCGGTAATACGTAGGGCGCGAGCGTTGTCCGGAATTATTGGGCGTAAAGAGCTCGTAGGCGGTCTGTCGCGTCGGATGTGAAAGCCCGGGGCTTAACCCCGGGTCTGCATTCGATACGGGCAGACTAGAGTGTGGTAGGGGAGATCGGAATTCCTGGTGTAGCGGTGAAATGCGCAGATATCAGGAGGAACACCGGTGGCGAAGGCGGATCTCTGGGCCATTACTGACGCTGAGGAGCGAAAGCGTGGGGAGCGAACAGGATTAGATACCCTGGTAGTCCACGCCGTAAACGGTGGGAACTAGGTGTTGGCGACATTCCACGTCGTCGGTGCCGCAGCTAACGCATTAAGTTCCCCGCCTGGGGAGTACGGCCGCAAGGCTAAAACTCAAAGGAATTGACGGGGGCCCGCACAAGCAGCGGAGCATGTGGCTTAATTCGACGCAACGCGAAGAACCTTACCAAGGCTTGACATACACCGGAAACGGCCAGAGATGGTCGCCCCCTTGTGGTCGGTGTACAGGTGGTGCATGGCTGTCGTCAGCTCGTGTCGTGAGATGTTGGGTTAAGTCCCGCAACGAGCGCAACCCTTGTTCTGTGTTGCCAGCATGCCCTTCGGGGTGATGGGGACTCACAGGAGACTGCCGGGGTCAACTCGGAGGAAGGTGGGGACGACGTCAAGTCATCATGCCCCTTATGTCTTGGGCTGCACACGTGCTACAATGGCAGGTACAATGAGCTGCGAAGCCGTGAGGCGGAGCGAATCTCAAAAAGCCTGTCTCAGTTCGGATTGGGGTCTGCAACTCGACCCCATGAAGTCGGAGTTGCTAGTAATCGCAGATCAGCATTGCTGCGGTGAATACGTTCCCGGGCCTTGTACACACCGCCCGTCACGTCACGAAAGTCGGTAACACCCGAAGCCGGTGGCCCAACCCCTTGTGGGAGGGAGCTGTCGAAGGTGGGACTGGCGATTGGGACGAAGTCGTAACAAGGTAGCCGTACCGGAAGGTGCGGCTGGATCACCTCCTTTCTAAGGAGCATCTAGGTCCCGTCAAGGGATCCAGGGCCATAACGCAGGCGAGTGTTCTGCGGTGGTTGCTCATGGGTGGAACGTTGATTATTCGGCTGGTTTTCACGGGTCGGAGGCTGTTAGTACTGCTCGCAAGAGTGTGGAAAGCATGATCTCCGGGCGGGAGTCGGCCGGGCACGCTGTTGGGTGTCTGAGGGTATGGCCGTATGGCTGCCTTCAGTGCCGACCCCGGTGTACTCGCTGGCTTGTGCCGGCGGGGTGGCGGGTGGTTGGTCGTTGTTTGAGAACTGCACAGTGGACGCGAGCATCTGTGGCCAAGTTTTTAAGGGCGCACGGTGGATGCCTTGGCACCAGGAACCGATGAAGGACGTGGGAGGCCACGATAGTCCCCGGGGAGTCGTCAACCAGGCTTTGATCCGGGGGTTTCCGAATGGGGAAACCCGGCAGTCGTCATGGGCTGTCACCCATACCTGAACACATAGGGTATGTGGAGGGAACGCGGGGAAGTGAAACATCTCAGTACCCGCAGGAAGAGAAAACAACCGTGATTCCGGGAGTAGTGGCGAGCGAAACCGGATGAGGCTAAACCGTATACGTGTGAGACCCGGCAGGGGTTGCGTATGCGGGGTTGTGGGATCTCTCTTCTGTTGTCTGCCGGCAACAGGACGAGTCAGAAACCGTTGATGTAGACGAAGGACATGCGAAAGGTCCGGCGTAGAGGGTAAGACCCCCGTAGTCGAAACGTCAGCGGCTCGTTTGAGAGACACCCAAGTAGCACGGGGCCCGAGAAATCCCGTGTGAATCTGGCGGGACCACCCGCTAAGCCTAAATATTCCCTGGTGACCGATAGCGGATAGTACCGTGAGGGAATGGTGAAAAGTACCCCGGGAGGGGAGTGAAATAGTACCTGAAACCGTGTGCCTACAAGCCGTGGGAGCGTCGCGTTGAGTACTTGTGCTCAACGTCGTGACTGCGTGCCTTTTGAAGAATGAGCCTGCGAGTTTGCGGTGTGTTGCGAGGTTAACCCGTGTGGGGAAGCCGTAGCGAAAGCGAGTCCGAACAGGGCGATTCAGTAGCGCGCTCAAGACCCGAAGCGGAGTGATCTAGCCATGGGCAGGTTGAAGCGGAGGTAAGACTTCGTGGAGGACCGAACCCACCAGGGTTGAAAACCTGGGGGATGACCTGTGGTTAGGGGTGAAAGGCCAATCAAACTCCGTGATAGCTGGTTCTCCCCGAAATGCATTTAGGTGCAGCGTCGTGTGTTTCTTGCCGGAGGTAGAGCACTGGATAGGCGATGGGCCCTACCGGGTTACTGACCTTAGCCAAACTCCGAATGCCGGTAAGTGAGAGCGCGGCAGTGAGACTGTGGGGGATAAGCTCCATGGTCGAGAGGGAAACAGCCCAGAGCATCGACTAAGGCCCCTAAGCGTACGCTAAGTGGGAAAGGATGTGGAGTCGCACAGACAACCAGGAGGTTGGCTTAGAAGCAGCCACCCTTGAAAGAGTGCGTAATAGCTCACTGGTCTAGTGATTCCGCGCCGACAATGTAGCGGGGCTCAAGCGTACCGCCGAAGTCGTGTCATTCCAGCATGAGGGCCAACGCCCGCTGGGATGGGTAGGGGAGCGTCGTGTGCCGGGTGAAGCAGCCGCGGAAGCGAGTTGTGGACGGTTCACGAGTGAGAATGCAGGCATGAGTAGCGATACAAACGTGAGAAACGTTTGCGCCGATTGACCAAGGGTTCCTGGGTCAAGCTGATCTGCCCAGGGTAAGTCGGGACCTAAGGCGAGGCCGACAGGCGTAGTCGATGGATAACCGGTTGATATTCCGGTACCCGCTGTGAAGCGTCAAACATTGAACCAGGCGATGCTAAGTCCGTGAAGCCGCCCCGGAGCCTTCGGGCAAAGGGGAGTGGTGGAGCCGACGAACCAGACTTGCAGTAGGTGAGTGATGGGGTGACGCAGGAAGGTAGTCCATCCCGGGCGGTGGTTGTCCCGGGGTAAGGGTGTAGGACGTCAGGTAGGTAAATCCGCCTGGCAATAGTCTGAGACCTGATGCCGAGCCGATTGTGGTGAAGTGGATGATCCTATGCTGTCGAGAAAAGCCTCTAGCGAGTTTCATGGCGGCCCGTACCCTAAACCGACTCAGGTGGTCTGGTAGAGAATACCGAGGCGTTCGGGTGAACTATGGTTAAGGAACTCGGCAAAATGCCCCCGTAACTTCGGGAGAAGGGGGGCCATCACTGGTGATCCGATTTACTCGGTGAGCTGGGGGTGGCCGCAGAGACCAGCGAGAAGCGACTGTTTACTAAAAACACAGGTCCGTGCGAAGCCGTAAGGCGATGTATACGGACTGACGCCTGCCCGGTGCTGGAACGTTAAGGGGACCGGTTAGCTCACTTTCGGGTGGGCGAAGCTGAGAACTTAAGCGCCAGTAAACGGCGGTGGTAACTATAACCATCCTAAGGTAGCGAAATTCCTTGTCGGGTAAGTTCCGACCTGCACGAATGGCGTAACGACTTCTCGACTGTCTCAACCATAGGCCCGGTGAAATTGCACTACGAGTAAAGATGCTCGTTTCGCGCAGCAGGACGGAAAGACCCCGGGACCTTTACTACAGTTTGATATTGGTGTT
The DNA window shown above is from Streptomyces akebiae and carries:
- a CDS encoding PTS sugar transporter subunit IIA, producing the protein MTTVTSPLAGRAIGLAAVPDPVFSGAMVGPGTAIDPVREAGEAVAPVDGVIVSLHPHAFVVVDGEGHGVLTHLGIDTVQLNGEGFELLVNKGDTVRRGQAVVRWNPAAVEAAGRSPICPVVALEATADSLTELREDGEVKAGDTLFGWR